One segment of Gadus chalcogrammus isolate NIFS_2021 chromosome 8, NIFS_Gcha_1.0, whole genome shotgun sequence DNA contains the following:
- the eif4g1a gene encoding eukaryotic translation initiation factor 4 gamma 1a isoform X5 codes for MNKPPQPITGPVSVPHPAPSPGLTQAGYAPGQPPSLVFANPQLPQMNPAPQPRQFAAGPRALHQQPYYPNRPTMPTSAPRVQTSSGPRPVGPTHVYPAGSQMMMIPQQQISFPGSPQGYFIPPGQYRPQYMAPTQQYPVTAGTAGFFPGTSPAEYPGFAGAYYPAQPQFTQSVQPAPVIISPAQQPQQAPPPQQPPAQPQGPPKRERIPIRIRDPNQGGKDITEEIMSGGRATSTPTPPQASSDSPVLNGDVTQTIVSGTDESTESAASVETPPPASASPVPEVPLETVTPELVSAEPLTKPAVAAAVEAPPPLIEEQKQQPPAPAVLPPPSPPPAAEPEPEAEVSDTVDAPVPPPAASAAKRGGAGPVAPSAAERTPEKEEEKKPEVAKKSEPEKSTVAKLKKEPAAGPPAPVTPSSATAVEAASAPPVKAASAPTVKASSAPTVKASSAPTVKASSAPPVKAAVVPTVKASSAPPVKASSAPPVKAAVPPPVKAAVVPPVKAAVVPPVKAAVFVPPVEAAVVVPPVEAAVVPPVEAAVVPPVKAAVVVPPEVKSAVVPPVKAAKAAPEPALEPQASTEEAAASPSELPAAQAETPLSNGLAQGADEASEDLTPEVDTPLAKPVSCQPPEASVADPAQEKEVEEAEEEEVEELATETTEEASAALPAKDSTTQAAMSVPKKKRNMKELNKKATGDLLDAFKEEQAATPVPEPSPVQAEPAAAAPVAAEKPASEAVDETWEEKEDKQNPKPVVPKTEPAEKKYQYKEENWKPINPEDKKQYDRDFLLGCQFITASMHKPEGLPLINEVILDKANATPMRPADPARVMNVGPDFTPSYLGNLGSRQSTGGPGPGPRGPVRGEPPGPRRSQQGQRKEPRKIIITSMSLNNEVQLNKAEKAWKPGVKKAVGGRGAEEGAEEDDPEEVKTQELFKRVRSVLNKLTPQMFQALMKQVTDMSIDTEARLKGVIDLIFEKAISEPNFSVAYANMCRCLMGLKVPTTDNPEATVNFRKLLLNRCQKEFEKDQDDDVIFEKKQKELEASKDDEERDRLKVELQASKDKARRRSLGNIKFIGELFKLKMLTEAIMHDCVVKLLKNHDEESLECLCRLLATIGKDLDFEKAKPRMEQYFAQLDKIIKERKTSSRIRFMLLDVIDLRRCKWVPRRGEQGPKTIEQIHKDAEAEEHREQIKVQQQMLSKKDGGGGGGGGGGGRMGGGGGGGNMGGRGHHAQGGGRGSQVQDEGWNTVPISKGNRPIDTTRFSKIINKPGAQDVDDQRLAPGGRGFGNWTKGSSGGTGSKAPGAEQESGRPATSTVNRFSALQQSGPPSGDADRRVPQRSSSSRDRGGERDRNDRGFDRFERREGRDGGGRPTITKRSFSRESHEPGGDGGRGPTEPVRRVSSMTDDRVRRDRAASKEPAVKPGRDATPPPAAASKPALSEEEMDKKSNAIIEEYIHINDLKEALQCVSEMNSASLLFVFVRNGVESTLERSPAARAHLGHLMHQLIKAGTLPPAQYYKGLQETLEMAEDMAIDVPHIWLYLAEQIVPMLQEGGIPMEQLFREISKPLVPLGMAGVLLAQILTLLCKGMTHKKAGAMWNEAGLNWSEFLSKDVDVNKFVTEQHLEFTLDTEGSEGPEKKPLTNEEISKQLERLIQDKAENQRIIDWVEANLDAQQSTGNSFVRALMTSVCQSAIICDNLYKVDGKKISERGSLLLKYLSDEPKELQALYALQALMVHMEQPANLLRMFFDNLYDEDVIKEETFYKWESSKDPAEQTGKGVALKSVTTFFTWLREAEEESDKE; via the exons CTGGAGCGTACTATCCAGCACAGCCTCAGTTCACTCAGAGTGTCCAGCCTGCGCCGGTCATAATCAGTCCCGCCCAGCAACCGCAACAAGCCCCGCCTCCTCAGCAACCTCCAGCCCAGCCACAAGGCCCGCCTAAGAGGGAACGTATACCG ATCAGAATACGAGACCCTAACCAGGGTGGGAAGGACATCACGGAAGAGATCATGTCAGGTGGAAGGGCCACTTCCACACCAACGCCACCACAG GCCTCGTCAGATAGTCCTGTCCTGAATGGTGACGTTACACAGACTATTGTTTCAGGAACTG ATGAAAGTACGGAATCTGCTGCCAGCGTTGAAACTCCACCTCCAGCCTCCGCCAGCCCCGTCCCAGAGGTCCCACTGGAGACGGTGACCCCGGAGCTAGTGTCGGCTGAACCCCTCACGAAGCCGGCGGTGGCCGCCGCAGTCGAGGCCCCCCCTCCATTGATAGAGGAGCAAAAGCAGCAGCCCCCCGCTCCCGCTGTGCTgcctccaccatcccccccgCCGGCCGCAGAACCCGAGCCAGAGGCCGAGGTCAGCGACACGGTCGACGCCCCTGTTCCCCCGCCGGCCGCGTCGGCAGCCAAACGCGGCGGGGCCGGGCCCGTCGCTCCGTCCGCCGCCGAGAGGACgccggagaaggaggaggagaagaaaccTGAGGTGGCGAAGAAGTCTGAACCGGAGAAGTCGACCGTTGCCAAGCTGAAGAAGGAGCCCGCCGCTGGGCCCCCGGCGCCGGTGACCCCTTCCAGCGCGACCGCCGTCGAGGCGGCGAGCGCCCCCCCGGTGAAGGCGGCGAGCGCCCCCACGGTGAAGGCCTCGAGCGCCCCCACGGTGAAGGCCTCGAGCGCCCCCACGGTGAAGGCCTCGAGCGCCCCCCCGGTGAAGGCTGCGGTCGTCCCCACGGTGAAGGCCTCGAGCGCCCCCCCGGTGAAGGCCTCGAGCGCCCCCCCGGTGAAGGCTGCGGTCCCCCCCCCGGTGAAGGCTGCGGTCGTCCCCCCGGTGAAGGCTGCGGTCGTCCCCCCGGTGAAGGCTGCGGTGTTCGTCCCCCCGGTGGAGGCTGCGGTGGTCGTCCCCCCGGTGGAGGCTGCGGTAGTCCCCCCGGTGGAGGCTGCGGTCGTCCCCCCGGTGAAGGCTGCGGTGGTCGTCCCCCCCGAGGTGAAGTCTGCGGTCGTCCCCCCGGTGAAGGCTGCGAAAGCTGCCCCCGAGCCTGCGTTGGAGCCCCAGGCCTCCACGGAGGAGGCCGCGGCCTCCCCCAGCGAGCTGCCCGCCGCCCAAGCGGAGACGCCTCTCTCCAACGGCCTGGCTCAGGGAGCCGACGAGGCCTCCGAGGACCTCACTCCCGAAGTCGACACGCCGCTCGCAAAGCCTGTGAGCTGTCAGCCTCCGGAAGCCTCTGTGGCAGACCCTGCCCAggagaaagaggtggaggaggcggaggaggaggaggtggaggagttggcGACGGAAACGACAGAGGAAGCCTCTGCCGCTCTCCCCGCCAAGGATTCTACTACGCAAG CCGCCATGTCTGTGccaaagaagaagagaaacatgAAGGAGCTAAACAAAAAGGCCACTGGAGACCTCCTGGATGCCTTCAAAGAG GAACAGGCGGCCACACCGGTCCCTGAGCCCTCACCAGTTCAGGCTGAGCCAGCCGCGGCTGCCCCTGTTGCTGCTGAGAAGCCTGCGTCAGAGGCTGTTGATGAGAcctgggaggagaaggaggacaagcAGAACCCAAAGCCAGTTGTGCCCAAAACTGAGCCCGCTGAGAAGAAGTACCAGTAcaaagaag AGAACTGGAAGCCCATCAACCCAGAGGACAAGAAGCAGTACGACAGGGACTTCCTTCTGGGCTGCCAGTTCATCACCGCCAGCATGCACAAACCTGAAGGTCTGCCGCTCATCAACGAAGTGATCCTGGACAAG GCCAATGCGACACCAATGCGCCCTGCAGACCCGGCCCGTGTGATGAACGTTGGACCCGACTTTACCCCCTCGTACCTGGGTAACCTTGGCAGTAGGCAGTCGACGGGAGGACCGGGACCCGGACCACGAGGCCCGGTAAGAGGGGAG cctCCCGGCCCGCGCCGCTCCCAGCAGGGCCAGCGGAAGGAGCCCAGGAAGATCATCATCACCAGCATGTCTCTGAACAACGAGGTGCAGCTCAACAAGGCGGAGAAGGCCTGGAAGCCCGGCGTGAAGAAGGCCGTGGGCGGCCGCGGCGCGGAGGAGGGCGCGGAGGAGGACGACCCCGAGGAGGTCAAGACCCAGGAGCTGttcaagcgcgtgcgcagcgtgCTCAACAAGCTGACGCCGCAGATGTTCCAGGCGCTGATGAAGCAGGTGACGGACATGTCCATCGACACCGAGGCCAGGCTGAAGGGTGTCATCGACCTCATCTTCGAGAAGGCCATCTCGGAGCCCAACTTCTCCGTGGCCTACGCCAACATGTGCCGGTGCCTTATGGGG CTGAAAGTCCCCACCACAGATAATCCAGAGGCCACTGTCAACTTCAGAAAGCTCCTGCTCAACCGCTGCCAAAAAGAGTTTGAAAAGGACCAAGACGACGACGTTATCTTTgagaagaagcagaaggagtTGGAGGCATCTAAAGAC GACGAAGAGCGTGACCGCCTGAAGGTGGAGCTGCAGGCTTCCAAAGACAAGGCTCGCCGTCGGTCACTGGGCAACATCAAGTTCATCGGTGAGCTGTTCAAGCTGAAGATGCTCACCGAGGCCATCATGCACGACTGTGTCGTGAAGCTGCTGAAGAATCACGACGAAGAGTCTCTGGAGTGCCTCTGCAGGCTTCTCGCCACCATCGGCAAAGACCTGGACTTTGAGAAGGCCAAG CCCCGCATGGAGCAGTACTTCGCCCAGTTGGACAAAATCATCAAGGAGCGAAAGACCTCCTCCAGAATCCGCTTCATGCTGCTGGATGTCATTGACCTCCGAAGG TGCAAGTGGGTGCCTCGCAGAGGGGAGCAGGGCCCCAAAACCATCGAGCAGATCCACAAGGATGCTGAGGCAGAAGAGCACAGGGAGCAGATCAAGGTCCAGCAGCAGATGCTTTCCaagaaggatggaggaggaggaggaggcggcggtggtggaggccggatgggaggcggcggcggtggcggcaaTATGGGAGGCCGAGGACACCATGCACAGGGAGGCGGCCGTGGGAGTCAGGTCCAGGACGAGGGCTGGAACACGGTGCCCATCTCCAAGGGCAACAGACCCATCGACACGACCCGCTTCAGCAAGATCATCAACAAG CCCGGTGCTCAGGACGTTGACGACCAGCGGTTGGCCCCCGGGGGGAGAGGTTTCGGTAACTGGACCAAAGGCAGCAGTGGGGGGACGGGGTCGAAAGCCCCTGGCGCAGAGCAGG AGTCCGGTCGCCCGGCCACCAGCACTGTGAACCGCTTCTCGGCCCTGCAGCAGTCTGGCCCGCCGTCAGGCGACGCCGACCGCAGAGTTCCTCAAAG GTCGAGCTCCAGCCGCGACCGCGgcggggagagggacagaaacgACCGGGGCTTTGACCGCTTCGAGCGCCGGGAGGGACGCGACGGTGGCGGCCGGCCGACCATCACCAAGCGCAGCTTCAGCCGCGAGTCGCATGAGCCCGGCGGCGACGGCGGCCGGGGGCCCACGGAGCCCGTGCGTCGCGTGTCCAGCATGACCGACGACCGGGTCAGACGGGACCGTGCCGCCAGCAAGGAGCCTGCAG TGAAGCCCGGGCGTGACgcaacccctccccccgccgccgcctccaaACCGGCCTTgagcgaggaggagatggaTAAGAAGTCCAACGCCATCATCGAGGAGTACATCCACATAAACGACTTGAAG GAGGCGCTGCAGTGCGTGTCCGAGATGAACAGTGCCTCGCTGCTGTTTGTGTTCGTCCGGAACGGCGTGGAGTCGACACTGGAGCGCAGCCCCGCCGCCAGGGCCCACCTGGGCCACCTGATGCATCAGCTCATCAAGGCTGGAACACTGCCCCCAGCGCAGTACTACAAAGG GCTTCAGGAGACCCTGGAGATGGCCGAGGACATGGCCATAGACGTCCCTCACATCTGGCTGTACCTGGCGGAGCAGATCGTCCCGATGCTGCAGGAGGGAGGGATCCCCATGGAGCAGCTCTTCAG GGAAATCTCCAAGCCTCTAGTGCCTTTGGGAATGGCCGGCGTTCTGCTGGCACAGATTCTCACTTTGCTCTGCAAAGGAATG ACCCACAAAAAGGCCGGGGCCATGTGGAACGAGGCGGGCCTGAACTGGAGCGAGTTCTTGTCCAAGGATGTGGACGTCAACAAGTTTGTGACTGAGCAG CACCTGGAGTTCACGTTGGACACCGAGGGGTCTGAGGGGCCGGAGAAGAAGCCCCTGACCAACGAGGAGATCAGCAAGCAGCTGGAAAGGCTCATCCAGGACAAGGCCGAGAACCAGCGGATCATCgactgggtggag GCTAACTTGGACGCGCAGCAATCCACCGGCAACTCGTTTGTGCGAGCGCTGATGACGTCCGTGTGCCAGTCCGCCATCATTT GCGACAACCTCTACAAGGTGGACGGGAAGAAGATCAGCGAGAGGGGAAGCCTGCTGCTGAAGTACCTGAGCGACGAGCCCAAAGAGCTCCAGGCTCTCTACGCCCTGCAGGCCCTCATGGTGCACATGGAGCAGCCTGCAA ACCTGCTGCGGATGTTCTTCGACAACCTGTACGACGAGGACGTCATCAAAGAGGAGACCTTCTACAAGTGGGAGTCCAGCAAGGACCCCGCAGAGCAGACCGGCAAGGGTGTGGCGCTCAAGTCTGTCACCACCTTCTTCACCTGGCTCcgtgaggcagaggaggagtccGACAAAGAATAA
- the eif4g1a gene encoding eukaryotic translation initiation factor 4 gamma 1a isoform X6: MNKPPQPITGPVSVPHPAPSPGLTQAGYAPGQPPSLVFANPQLPQMNPAPQPRQPYYPNRPTMPTSAPRVQTSSGPRPVGPTHVYPAGSQMMMIPQQQISFPGSPQGYFIPPGQYRPQYMAPTQQYPVTAGTAGFFPGTSPAEYPGFAGAYYPAQPQFTQSVQPAPVIISPAQQPQQAPPPQQPPAQPQGPPKRERIPIRIRDPNQGGKDITEEIMSGGRATSTPTPPQASSDSPVLNGDVTQTIVSGTDESTESAASVETPPPASASPVPEVPLETVTPELVSAEPLTKPAVAAAVEAPPPLIEEQKQQPPAPAVLPPPSPPPAAEPEPEAEVSDTVDAPVPPPAASAAKRGGAGPVAPSAAERTPEKEEEKKPEVAKKSEPEKSTVAKLKKEPAAGPPAPVTPSSATAVEAASAPPVKAASAPTVKASSAPTVKASSAPTVKASSAPPVKAAVVPTVKASSAPPVKASSAPPVKAAVPPPVKAAVVPPVKAAVVPPVKAAVFVPPVEAAVVVPPVEAAVVPPVEAAVVPPVKAAVVVPPEVKSAVVPPVKAAKAAPEPALEPQASTEEAAASPSELPAAQAETPLSNGLAQGADEASEDLTPEVDTPLAKPVSCQPPEASVADPAQEKEVEEAEEEEVEELATETTEEASAALPAKDSTTQAAMSVPKKKRNMKELNKKATGDLLDAFKEEQAATPVPEPSPVQAEPAAAAPVAAEKPASEAVDETWEEKEDKQNPKPVVPKTEPAEKKYQYKEENWKPINPEDKKQYDRDFLLGCQFITASMHKPEGLPLINEVILDKANATPMRPADPARVMNVGPDFTPSYLGNLGSRQSTGGPGPGPRGPVRGEPPGPRRSQQGQRKEPRKIIITSMSLNNEVQLNKAEKAWKPGVKKAVGGRGAEEGAEEDDPEEVKTQELFKRVRSVLNKLTPQMFQALMKQVTDMSIDTEARLKGVIDLIFEKAISEPNFSVAYANMCRCLMGLKVPTTDNPEATVNFRKLLLNRCQKEFEKDQDDDVIFEKKQKELEASKDDEERDRLKVELQASKDKARRRSLGNIKFIGELFKLKMLTEAIMHDCVVKLLKNHDEESLECLCRLLATIGKDLDFEKAKPRMEQYFAQLDKIIKERKTSSRIRFMLLDVIDLRRCKWVPRRGEQGPKTIEQIHKDAEAEEHREQIKVQQQMLSKKDGGGGGGGGGGGRMGGGGGGGNMGGRGHHAQGGGRGSQVQDEGWNTVPISKGNRPIDTTRFSKIINKPGAQDVDDQRLAPGGRGFGNWTKGSSGGTGSKAPGAEQESGRPATSTVNRFSALQQSGPPSGDADRRVPQRSSSSRDRGGERDRNDRGFDRFERREGRDGGGRPTITKRSFSRESHEPGGDGGRGPTEPVRRVSSMTDDRVRRDRAASKEPAVKPGRDATPPPAAASKPALSEEEMDKKSNAIIEEYIHINDLKEALQCVSEMNSASLLFVFVRNGVESTLERSPAARAHLGHLMHQLIKAGTLPPAQYYKGLQETLEMAEDMAIDVPHIWLYLAEQIVPMLQEGGIPMEQLFREISKPLVPLGMAGVLLAQILTLLCKGMTHKKAGAMWNEAGLNWSEFLSKDVDVNKFVTEQHLEFTLDTEGSEGPEKKPLTNEEISKQLERLIQDKAENQRIIDWVEANLDAQQSTGNSFVRALMTSVCQSAIICDNLYKVDGKKISERGSLLLKYLSDEPKELQALYALQALMVHMEQPANLLRMFFDNLYDEDVIKEETFYKWESSKDPAEQTGKGVALKSVTTFFTWLREAEEESDKE; the protein is encoded by the exons CTGGAGCGTACTATCCAGCACAGCCTCAGTTCACTCAGAGTGTCCAGCCTGCGCCGGTCATAATCAGTCCCGCCCAGCAACCGCAACAAGCCCCGCCTCCTCAGCAACCTCCAGCCCAGCCACAAGGCCCGCCTAAGAGGGAACGTATACCG ATCAGAATACGAGACCCTAACCAGGGTGGGAAGGACATCACGGAAGAGATCATGTCAGGTGGAAGGGCCACTTCCACACCAACGCCACCACAG GCCTCGTCAGATAGTCCTGTCCTGAATGGTGACGTTACACAGACTATTGTTTCAGGAACTG ATGAAAGTACGGAATCTGCTGCCAGCGTTGAAACTCCACCTCCAGCCTCCGCCAGCCCCGTCCCAGAGGTCCCACTGGAGACGGTGACCCCGGAGCTAGTGTCGGCTGAACCCCTCACGAAGCCGGCGGTGGCCGCCGCAGTCGAGGCCCCCCCTCCATTGATAGAGGAGCAAAAGCAGCAGCCCCCCGCTCCCGCTGTGCTgcctccaccatcccccccgCCGGCCGCAGAACCCGAGCCAGAGGCCGAGGTCAGCGACACGGTCGACGCCCCTGTTCCCCCGCCGGCCGCGTCGGCAGCCAAACGCGGCGGGGCCGGGCCCGTCGCTCCGTCCGCCGCCGAGAGGACgccggagaaggaggaggagaagaaaccTGAGGTGGCGAAGAAGTCTGAACCGGAGAAGTCGACCGTTGCCAAGCTGAAGAAGGAGCCCGCCGCTGGGCCCCCGGCGCCGGTGACCCCTTCCAGCGCGACCGCCGTCGAGGCGGCGAGCGCCCCCCCGGTGAAGGCGGCGAGCGCCCCCACGGTGAAGGCCTCGAGCGCCCCCACGGTGAAGGCCTCGAGCGCCCCCACGGTGAAGGCCTCGAGCGCCCCCCCGGTGAAGGCTGCGGTCGTCCCCACGGTGAAGGCCTCGAGCGCCCCCCCGGTGAAGGCCTCGAGCGCCCCCCCGGTGAAGGCTGCGGTCCCCCCCCCGGTGAAGGCTGCGGTCGTCCCCCCGGTGAAGGCTGCGGTCGTCCCCCCGGTGAAGGCTGCGGTGTTCGTCCCCCCGGTGGAGGCTGCGGTGGTCGTCCCCCCGGTGGAGGCTGCGGTAGTCCCCCCGGTGGAGGCTGCGGTCGTCCCCCCGGTGAAGGCTGCGGTGGTCGTCCCCCCCGAGGTGAAGTCTGCGGTCGTCCCCCCGGTGAAGGCTGCGAAAGCTGCCCCCGAGCCTGCGTTGGAGCCCCAGGCCTCCACGGAGGAGGCCGCGGCCTCCCCCAGCGAGCTGCCCGCCGCCCAAGCGGAGACGCCTCTCTCCAACGGCCTGGCTCAGGGAGCCGACGAGGCCTCCGAGGACCTCACTCCCGAAGTCGACACGCCGCTCGCAAAGCCTGTGAGCTGTCAGCCTCCGGAAGCCTCTGTGGCAGACCCTGCCCAggagaaagaggtggaggaggcggaggaggaggaggtggaggagttggcGACGGAAACGACAGAGGAAGCCTCTGCCGCTCTCCCCGCCAAGGATTCTACTACGCAAG CCGCCATGTCTGTGccaaagaagaagagaaacatgAAGGAGCTAAACAAAAAGGCCACTGGAGACCTCCTGGATGCCTTCAAAGAG GAACAGGCGGCCACACCGGTCCCTGAGCCCTCACCAGTTCAGGCTGAGCCAGCCGCGGCTGCCCCTGTTGCTGCTGAGAAGCCTGCGTCAGAGGCTGTTGATGAGAcctgggaggagaaggaggacaagcAGAACCCAAAGCCAGTTGTGCCCAAAACTGAGCCCGCTGAGAAGAAGTACCAGTAcaaagaag AGAACTGGAAGCCCATCAACCCAGAGGACAAGAAGCAGTACGACAGGGACTTCCTTCTGGGCTGCCAGTTCATCACCGCCAGCATGCACAAACCTGAAGGTCTGCCGCTCATCAACGAAGTGATCCTGGACAAG GCCAATGCGACACCAATGCGCCCTGCAGACCCGGCCCGTGTGATGAACGTTGGACCCGACTTTACCCCCTCGTACCTGGGTAACCTTGGCAGTAGGCAGTCGACGGGAGGACCGGGACCCGGACCACGAGGCCCGGTAAGAGGGGAG cctCCCGGCCCGCGCCGCTCCCAGCAGGGCCAGCGGAAGGAGCCCAGGAAGATCATCATCACCAGCATGTCTCTGAACAACGAGGTGCAGCTCAACAAGGCGGAGAAGGCCTGGAAGCCCGGCGTGAAGAAGGCCGTGGGCGGCCGCGGCGCGGAGGAGGGCGCGGAGGAGGACGACCCCGAGGAGGTCAAGACCCAGGAGCTGttcaagcgcgtgcgcagcgtgCTCAACAAGCTGACGCCGCAGATGTTCCAGGCGCTGATGAAGCAGGTGACGGACATGTCCATCGACACCGAGGCCAGGCTGAAGGGTGTCATCGACCTCATCTTCGAGAAGGCCATCTCGGAGCCCAACTTCTCCGTGGCCTACGCCAACATGTGCCGGTGCCTTATGGGG CTGAAAGTCCCCACCACAGATAATCCAGAGGCCACTGTCAACTTCAGAAAGCTCCTGCTCAACCGCTGCCAAAAAGAGTTTGAAAAGGACCAAGACGACGACGTTATCTTTgagaagaagcagaaggagtTGGAGGCATCTAAAGAC GACGAAGAGCGTGACCGCCTGAAGGTGGAGCTGCAGGCTTCCAAAGACAAGGCTCGCCGTCGGTCACTGGGCAACATCAAGTTCATCGGTGAGCTGTTCAAGCTGAAGATGCTCACCGAGGCCATCATGCACGACTGTGTCGTGAAGCTGCTGAAGAATCACGACGAAGAGTCTCTGGAGTGCCTCTGCAGGCTTCTCGCCACCATCGGCAAAGACCTGGACTTTGAGAAGGCCAAG CCCCGCATGGAGCAGTACTTCGCCCAGTTGGACAAAATCATCAAGGAGCGAAAGACCTCCTCCAGAATCCGCTTCATGCTGCTGGATGTCATTGACCTCCGAAGG TGCAAGTGGGTGCCTCGCAGAGGGGAGCAGGGCCCCAAAACCATCGAGCAGATCCACAAGGATGCTGAGGCAGAAGAGCACAGGGAGCAGATCAAGGTCCAGCAGCAGATGCTTTCCaagaaggatggaggaggaggaggaggcggcggtggtggaggccggatgggaggcggcggcggtggcggcaaTATGGGAGGCCGAGGACACCATGCACAGGGAGGCGGCCGTGGGAGTCAGGTCCAGGACGAGGGCTGGAACACGGTGCCCATCTCCAAGGGCAACAGACCCATCGACACGACCCGCTTCAGCAAGATCATCAACAAG CCCGGTGCTCAGGACGTTGACGACCAGCGGTTGGCCCCCGGGGGGAGAGGTTTCGGTAACTGGACCAAAGGCAGCAGTGGGGGGACGGGGTCGAAAGCCCCTGGCGCAGAGCAGG AGTCCGGTCGCCCGGCCACCAGCACTGTGAACCGCTTCTCGGCCCTGCAGCAGTCTGGCCCGCCGTCAGGCGACGCCGACCGCAGAGTTCCTCAAAG GTCGAGCTCCAGCCGCGACCGCGgcggggagagggacagaaacgACCGGGGCTTTGACCGCTTCGAGCGCCGGGAGGGACGCGACGGTGGCGGCCGGCCGACCATCACCAAGCGCAGCTTCAGCCGCGAGTCGCATGAGCCCGGCGGCGACGGCGGCCGGGGGCCCACGGAGCCCGTGCGTCGCGTGTCCAGCATGACCGACGACCGGGTCAGACGGGACCGTGCCGCCAGCAAGGAGCCTGCAG TGAAGCCCGGGCGTGACgcaacccctccccccgccgccgcctccaaACCGGCCTTgagcgaggaggagatggaTAAGAAGTCCAACGCCATCATCGAGGAGTACATCCACATAAACGACTTGAAG GAGGCGCTGCAGTGCGTGTCCGAGATGAACAGTGCCTCGCTGCTGTTTGTGTTCGTCCGGAACGGCGTGGAGTCGACACTGGAGCGCAGCCCCGCCGCCAGGGCCCACCTGGGCCACCTGATGCATCAGCTCATCAAGGCTGGAACACTGCCCCCAGCGCAGTACTACAAAGG GCTTCAGGAGACCCTGGAGATGGCCGAGGACATGGCCATAGACGTCCCTCACATCTGGCTGTACCTGGCGGAGCAGATCGTCCCGATGCTGCAGGAGGGAGGGATCCCCATGGAGCAGCTCTTCAG GGAAATCTCCAAGCCTCTAGTGCCTTTGGGAATGGCCGGCGTTCTGCTGGCACAGATTCTCACTTTGCTCTGCAAAGGAATG ACCCACAAAAAGGCCGGGGCCATGTGGAACGAGGCGGGCCTGAACTGGAGCGAGTTCTTGTCCAAGGATGTGGACGTCAACAAGTTTGTGACTGAGCAG CACCTGGAGTTCACGTTGGACACCGAGGGGTCTGAGGGGCCGGAGAAGAAGCCCCTGACCAACGAGGAGATCAGCAAGCAGCTGGAAAGGCTCATCCAGGACAAGGCCGAGAACCAGCGGATCATCgactgggtggag GCTAACTTGGACGCGCAGCAATCCACCGGCAACTCGTTTGTGCGAGCGCTGATGACGTCCGTGTGCCAGTCCGCCATCATTT GCGACAACCTCTACAAGGTGGACGGGAAGAAGATCAGCGAGAGGGGAAGCCTGCTGCTGAAGTACCTGAGCGACGAGCCCAAAGAGCTCCAGGCTCTCTACGCCCTGCAGGCCCTCATGGTGCACATGGAGCAGCCTGCAA ACCTGCTGCGGATGTTCTTCGACAACCTGTACGACGAGGACGTCATCAAAGAGGAGACCTTCTACAAGTGGGAGTCCAGCAAGGACCCCGCAGAGCAGACCGGCAAGGGTGTGGCGCTCAAGTCTGTCACCACCTTCTTCACCTGGCTCcgtgaggcagaggaggagtccGACAAAGAATAA